GCTGGAGTAGCCAGGGCTCGCCGCCCCGCTGGAATCCTCCAGGCGGAGGACTGGTCGGCCCGCGTCATGCTTGGGATGGCAACTTCCCCAGCGGCCGAGCTGACCTGAAGTGGATGCACGCAGCGCGTCGCGACGGGGTGGACCCGGGCGGCGCGCGGCGGACATGGCATGGTGGCGCCCGCCATGTCCGTCAGCGTCTTCGACCTCTTCAAGATTGGTATCGGTCCCTCCAGCTCCCACACGGTGGGGCCCATGCGCGCGGCCCGCACGTTCGTGGTGGGCCTCTCCGACGCGGGGCTCCTGGAGCGCGTGACGCGGCTCAAGGTGGAGCTGTTCGGTTCGCTGGGGGCAACGGGCAAGGGGCACGGCAGCGACAAGGCGGTGCTGCTGGGCCTGAGGGGCGACACGCCCGAGGACGTGGACGTGGAGCTGGTGCCGTCGCTCGTGGCGCACTGGCGCGCGGAGGGCCGCGTGTCGCTGCTCCAGCGGCTGGTGGTGCCCTTCCGCGACGGCGAGCACCTGGTGATGCACAAGCGCAAGGTGCTGCCCTACCACCCCAACGGCATGCGCTTCACCGCGTTCGGCGATGGCGGGGAGGTGCTCGTCTCCCGCCTCTACTATTCGGTGGGCGGCGGCTTCGTGGTGGACGAGCAGGCGGCGGCGGGACAGGACCCGCTGCGCGAGGAGGCCACCCGGCTGCCCCTGCCCTTCAAGTCCGCGGAGGAGCTGCTCAAGCACTGTGAGCGCGAGCGGCAGCCCATCAGCACGGTGATGCTGCGCAACGAGCTGGCGTGGCGGAGCGAGGAGGACATCCGCGCGCGGCTGCTGCACATCTGGGAGGTGATGCAGGCGTGCGTGACGCGCGGCTGCACCACGGGCGGCATCCTCCCCGGCGGCCTGAAGGTGGAGCGGCGCGCGGCGGCGATGTACCAGCGGCTGATGAGCCGGCCGGAGGCGGGGCTCACCAACCCGCTGACGGTGCTGGACTGGGTGAACCTCTACGCGCTGGCGGTGAACGAGGAGAACGCGGCGGGCGGGCGCGTCGTCACCGCGCCCACCAACGGCGCGGCGGGCATCATCCCCGCGGTGCTGCACTACTACTGGCGCTTCGTGCCCGGAGCGAACGCGGACGGCGTGGTGAGGTTCCTGCTCACGGCCGGCGCCATTGGCGCGCTCTACAAGGAGAACGCCTCCATCAGCGGCGCGGAGGTGGGCTGCCAGGGCGAGGTGGGCAGCGCGTGCTCCATGGCGGCGGGCGCGCTCAC
This region of Corallococcus soli genomic DNA includes:
- a CDS encoding L-serine ammonia-lyase; translation: MSVSVFDLFKIGIGPSSSHTVGPMRAARTFVVGLSDAGLLERVTRLKVELFGSLGATGKGHGSDKAVLLGLRGDTPEDVDVELVPSLVAHWRAEGRVSLLQRLVVPFRDGEHLVMHKRKVLPYHPNGMRFTAFGDGGEVLVSRLYYSVGGGFVVDEQAAAGQDPLREEATRLPLPFKSAEELLKHCERERQPISTVMLRNELAWRSEEDIRARLLHIWEVMQACVTRGCTTGGILPGGLKVERRAAAMYQRLMSRPEAGLTNPLTVLDWVNLYALAVNEENAAGGRVVTAPTNGAAGIIPAVLHYYWRFVPGANADGVVRFLLTAGAIGALYKENASISGAEVGCQGEVGSACSMAAGALTEVLGGTPLQVENAAEIAMEHNLGLTCDPIGGLVQVPCIERNAMASVKAINAMRMAMSGDGRHFVSLDKVIRTMRDTGRDMKDKYKETSRGGLAVNVLEVANLSVGLPEC